A section of the Carya illinoinensis cultivar Pawnee chromosome 12, C.illinoinensisPawnee_v1, whole genome shotgun sequence genome encodes:
- the LOC122290424 gene encoding 5-formyltetrahydrofolate cyclo-ligase, mitochondrial isoform X1, protein MRLSRQVKQRVLAALMNQPCTRPSPAPAPAPAPTTLLSRPPPYAPPSTVTFSTMNKNTEQEHLDAVFKQKRALRSRVRKALKAMEPDLRSQEDNAIQRIILESPWFKSSRRLCAYICCSALREVDTSKLLSETLSNPTGDGHTQRGKILYVPRVEDKNCHMRMLRISCIDDLVANSMDILEPAPVDGDGNVREDVMLANEPVDLFLLPGLAFDRSGRRLGRGGGYYDTFLKKYLELAKARDWKQPLLVVLSYSVQIMDEGVIAVTPNDIPVDALVSPIGVIPISQTALDRMKL, encoded by the exons ATGAGGCTAAGCCGACAAGTGAAGCAACGCGTATTGGCAGCGCTGATGAACCAACCCTGCACCAGACCCTCACCAGCACCAGCACCAGCACCAGCACCAACGACGCTTCTCTCTCGCCCACCCCCGTACGCGCCTCCATCCACCGTTACCTTCTCGACGATGAACAAGAACACAGAACAAGAACATCTGGACGCCGTGTTCAAGCAAAAACGAGCGCTCCGATCCAGGGTCCGCAAGGCCCTCAAGGCTATGGAGCCCGACCTCAGATCCCAAGAAG aCAATGCCATTCAGAGGATTATTTTGGAATCTCCATGGTTTAAATCTAGTAGGAGATTGTGTGCCTATATATGCTGCAGTGCTTTGCGGGAAGTTGACACATCAAAATTGTTGTCTGAAACTCTGTCAAATCCAACAGGAG ATGGCCACacacagagaggaaaaatacTTTATGTTCCACGCGTGGAGGACAAGAATTGTCACATGCGCATGCTGAGAATCTCGTGTATTGATGATCTTGTTGCAAATTCAATGGACATCTTAGAACCAGCTCCAGTGGATGGTGATGGAAACGTACGTGAAGATG TTATGCTAGCAAATGAGCCAGTTGATTTGTTCCTCTTGCCTG GACTAGCATTTGACAGATCTGGAAGGCGCCTGGGTCGTGGTGGAGG TTATTATGATACCTTCCTGAAGAAATACCTAGAGCTTGCAAAGGCAAGGGATTGGAAGCAACCCCTCCTTG TTGTGCTGTCATATTCTGTGCAGATAATGGATGAAGGAGTTATAGCAGTCACCCCAAATGACATTCCTGTGGATGCTCTTGTATCCCCAATTGGTGTGATTCCTATTAGCCAAACTGCCTTAGACAG GATGAAGCTTTGA
- the LOC122290424 gene encoding 5-formyltetrahydrofolate cyclo-ligase, mitochondrial isoform X2, producing MRLSRQVKQRVLAALMNQPCTRPSPAPAPAPAPTTLLSRPPPYAPPSTVTFSTMNKNTEQEHLDAVFKQKRALRSRVRKALKAMEPDLRSQEDNAIQRIILESPWFKSSRRLCAYICCSALREVDTSKLLSETLSNPTGDGHTQRGKILYVPRVEDKNCHMRMLRISCIDDLVANSMDILEPAPVDGDGNVREDVMLANEPVDLFLLPGLAFDRSGRRLGRGGGYYDTFLKKYLELAKARDWKQPLLVVLSYSVQIMDEGVIAVTPNDIPVDALVSPIGVIPISQTALDS from the exons ATGAGGCTAAGCCGACAAGTGAAGCAACGCGTATTGGCAGCGCTGATGAACCAACCCTGCACCAGACCCTCACCAGCACCAGCACCAGCACCAGCACCAACGACGCTTCTCTCTCGCCCACCCCCGTACGCGCCTCCATCCACCGTTACCTTCTCGACGATGAACAAGAACACAGAACAAGAACATCTGGACGCCGTGTTCAAGCAAAAACGAGCGCTCCGATCCAGGGTCCGCAAGGCCCTCAAGGCTATGGAGCCCGACCTCAGATCCCAAGAAG aCAATGCCATTCAGAGGATTATTTTGGAATCTCCATGGTTTAAATCTAGTAGGAGATTGTGTGCCTATATATGCTGCAGTGCTTTGCGGGAAGTTGACACATCAAAATTGTTGTCTGAAACTCTGTCAAATCCAACAGGAG ATGGCCACacacagagaggaaaaatacTTTATGTTCCACGCGTGGAGGACAAGAATTGTCACATGCGCATGCTGAGAATCTCGTGTATTGATGATCTTGTTGCAAATTCAATGGACATCTTAGAACCAGCTCCAGTGGATGGTGATGGAAACGTACGTGAAGATG TTATGCTAGCAAATGAGCCAGTTGATTTGTTCCTCTTGCCTG GACTAGCATTTGACAGATCTGGAAGGCGCCTGGGTCGTGGTGGAGG TTATTATGATACCTTCCTGAAGAAATACCTAGAGCTTGCAAAGGCAAGGGATTGGAAGCAACCCCTCCTTG TTGTGCTGTCATATTCTGTGCAGATAATGGATGAAGGAGTTATAGCAGTCACCCCAAATGACATTCCTGTGGATGCTCTTGTATCCCCAATTGGTGTGATTCCTATTAGCCAAACTGCCTTAGACAG TTAA
- the LOC122290270 gene encoding probable myosin-binding protein 6 produces MAHRSFKRFVEQELGKFPHFLIFTMLEWVMIIMLFIDGLLAFVANEFAKLFELQVPCLLCTRIAHALVHRDPEFYYNDWICEAHKKDVSPLAYCHNHKKLSDVRKMCEGCLFSFAIEKDSDCIKHKPAVEILNKDLECFVGDDSQMPLSLTAGKNDDIVHAEKSSIRYCSCCGDPLKVKSSYSKGKGANAFSLSPTPSPRAPFVTLSRETCSLNSPRTRYAKSKFIYEHDSVPKDGSNGFNPDTQVREDAKATTVLLLTESEDLNGNASKSPNFGRGNRFFGISPTNSANNSPRFGTRSTRKSPLGKTMFASGCTDENLPIIEADGDYILHHLKRQVQLDRKSLIALYMELDVERSASTVAANNAMAMITRLQAEKAAVQMEALQYQRMMEEEAEYDQDVLQETIDLLAKREEEIKVLKDELEEYREKYGSLRKDGFERVEVEANEDYLEYISKPYSSYSAKSESSNSNSSVNEEEINGEDAYGTDTQSESLKELKGQETHPLRRLKNLEKRNHFLSENGALSSESSSNSVDKTNDETGKQRKPILTREHLSQRVKDLEADNGFLEHAAQTLEKHSEGARLLIEISRNMHKLRQLVTMNLKENDD; encoded by the exons GATGGGCTTCTTGCATTTGTTGCCAATGAATTTGCCAAGCTTTTTGAATTGCAAGTCCCTTGCTTGCTTTGCACAAGAATTGCTCATGCATTGGTCCATAGAGACCCTGAATTCTACTACAATGATTGGATATGCGAAGCTCATAAGAAAGATGTTTCCCCTCTGGCATATTGCCACAATCACAAGAAATTGTCAGATGTAAGAAAGATGTGTGAAGGTTGCCTTTTTTCATTTGCAATAGAAAAAGACTCTGATTGCATCAAGCACAAGCCTGCAGTTGAGATTTTGAATAAAGATCTTGAATGCTTTGTTGGGGATGATAGCCAAATGCCTTTAAGTTTGACTGCAggaaaaaatgatgatattgtgCATGCTGAGAAGAGTAGCATCCGCTATTGTTCATGTTGTGGAGACCCTTTGAAAGTGAAATCATCATATTCAAAGGGAAAAGGTGCCAATGCATTCTCACTAAGTCCCACTCCTTCACCACGAGCACCGTTTGTGACATTATCAAGAGAGACTTGCAGTCTGAATTCGCCGCGCACTCGATATGCAAAAtccaaatttatttatgaacATGACTCAGTTCCTAAAGATGGCTCGAATGGATTCAATCCCGACACTCAAG TTAGGGAAGATGCCAAGGCTACTACAGTTTTATTATTGACAGAATCTGAGGATTTGAATGGCAATGCCTCCAAGAGCCCCAACTTTGGTAGAGGGAACAGATTCTTTGGAATTTCACCAACAAATTCGGCCAATAACAGTCCTAGGTTTGGTACTAGGAGTACGAGGAAGTCTCCACTTGGAAAAACAATGTTTGCTTCAGGGTGTACTGATGAGAATCTGCCAATTATTGAAGCCGATGGTGATTACATTTTGCATCATTTGAAGAGACAGGTTCAATTGGATCGTAAGTCATTGATTGCTTTGTACATGGAATTGGATGTAGAAAGAAGTGCTTCAACTGTTGCAGCTAACAATGCAATGGCCATGATCACCAGATTACAAGCAGAAAAGGCAGCTGTTCAGATGGAAGCCTTGCAGTATCAAAGAATGATGGAGGAGGAGGCAGAGTATGACCAAGATGTCCTACAAGAAACGATTGATTTGCTTGccaagagagaggaagaaattaAGGTTTTAAAGGATGAACTTGAGGAATATAGAGAAAAATATGGAAGCCTAAGAAAAGATGGTTTCGAGAGAGTCGAAGTTGAGGCGAATGAGGATTACCTAGAGTATATATCAAAACCATACTCATCTTACAGTGCAAAATCTGAAAGTtccaattccaattctagtGTCAATGAAGAGGAGATTAATGGAGAGGATGCATATGGAACGGATACACAAAGTGAATccttgaaagaattaaaagggcaggAAACACATCCTCTGAGAAGGCTTAAAAATTTGGAGAAGAGAAATCACTTCCTATCAGAAAATGGAGCTCTTTCCTCAGAGTCTAGCTCTAACAGTGTTGATAAAACCAATGATGAGACGG GAAAGCAAAGAAAACCTATCCTAACAAGAGAACATCTTAGTCAAAGGGTAAAGGACCTTGAAGCAGATAATGGATTCCTAGAGCATGCTGCTCAGACACTCGAGAAACATAGTGAAGGGGCAAGACTTCTAATAGAGATATCTCGAAATATGCATAAACTTCGGCAATTGGTGACAATGAATCTCAAAGAGAATGATGACTAA